A genomic segment from Gilvibacter sp. SZ-19 encodes:
- a CDS encoding NAD-dependent epimerase/dehydratase family protein yields the protein MKRVGITGQAGFIGQHLFNYLGTKDEQQICRVPFERALFEDADRLATWVASCDVIVHIAAMNRHEDPQVIYDTNVGLVKKLIAACEATASKPKIIFSSSTQEEQDNLYGQSKKDGRELLEQWAASSGGSLTSLLIPNVFGPFGKPFYNSFVATFCHLLNNGGTPEVHQDAEVSLIYVNDLVAHFFEHITNGESGVNFHKIPAPVQQSVRQVLKKLEGFKTAYVENGQVPDISEAFDKDLFNTFTSYIPKDYFPRKFVKHTDNRGAFVEIMRAGTSGQSSYSTTVPGITRGNHYHTRKVERFAVISGKACIKLRKVNTDKVYEFYLDGNEPAYVDMPIWYTHNITNIGDDELITLFWINEPYDPEDPDTYFESVD from the coding sequence ATGAAACGAGTTGGGATCACCGGACAGGCCGGTTTTATCGGGCAACACCTATTCAACTATTTAGGAACAAAAGACGAGCAACAGATCTGTCGTGTTCCTTTTGAGCGCGCTTTGTTCGAAGATGCCGACCGCTTGGCAACTTGGGTAGCGAGCTGCGATGTGATTGTGCATATTGCAGCCATGAATAGACACGAAGATCCGCAGGTCATCTACGACACCAATGTGGGTCTTGTTAAAAAGCTGATCGCTGCTTGCGAGGCTACTGCTTCTAAACCAAAGATCATTTTCAGTTCCTCAACACAAGAAGAACAAGACAACCTTTACGGGCAATCTAAAAAGGACGGCCGTGAGTTGTTGGAGCAATGGGCTGCCTCTAGCGGGGGAAGCCTTACCTCATTGCTTATTCCAAACGTATTTGGACCTTTTGGGAAGCCGTTCTACAATTCCTTTGTTGCGACCTTCTGTCACCTGCTCAACAATGGCGGTACGCCAGAGGTGCATCAAGACGCCGAGGTCTCGTTGATCTATGTGAACGATCTTGTAGCTCACTTTTTTGAGCATATCACCAACGGTGAATCCGGAGTGAATTTCCACAAGATCCCTGCACCTGTACAGCAGTCCGTTAGGCAGGTGCTAAAAAAATTAGAAGGTTTTAAAACCGCATATGTTGAAAACGGACAAGTTCCAGACATTAGCGAGGCCTTTGATAAAGACCTGTTTAACACCTTCACCTCTTACATCCCAAAGGACTACTTTCCAAGAAAGTTTGTAAAGCATACCGACAATCGCGGAGCTTTTGTAGAGATCATGCGGGCCGGAACATCAGGGCAGTCGTCTTATTCCACAACGGTACCTGGAATCACAAGAGGCAATCATTACCACACCAGAAAGGTGGAGCGATTCGCAGTGATAAGCGGAAAGGCTTGTATCAAACTTAGAAAAGTTAATACGGATAAGGTCTATGAGTTTTATTTAGACGGGAACGAACCTGCCTATGTTGATATGCCCATTTGGTACACGCACAATATCACCAATATTGGCGATGATGAATTGATCACCTTGTTTTGGATCAACGAACCTTATGATCCGGAAGACCCAGATACCTATTTCGAATCCGTAGATTAA
- a CDS encoding polysaccharide biosynthesis protein, translated as MQLKGKKLLITGGTGSFGNAVLERFLNTDHFSEIRIFSRDEKKQDDLRRKLSNPKVKFYIGDVRDYTAVLNAMRGVDYVFHAAALKQVPSCEFFPVEAVKTNVLGTENVLEAAITNNVANVVVLSTDKAVYPINAMGISKAMMEKVLVAKSRNAGNTVISGTRYGNVMASRGSVIPLFVEQIEQGAPLTLTDPNMTRFMMTLEDAVDLVLFAFNNARPGDMFVQKAPAATIEVLAQAVKELYQSDSEIKVIGTRHGEKLYESLLTREEVIKAEDLGDYYRIPADNRDLNYANYFSEGEVDMSTIEDYHSHNTERLDVEGMKKLLLKLDFIREDIANQ; from the coding sequence ATGCAATTAAAAGGTAAAAAACTATTAATAACCGGAGGAACCGGTTCTTTCGGAAACGCAGTTTTGGAGCGTTTTCTAAATACTGATCATTTTTCAGAGATCAGAATCTTTTCTCGTGATGAAAAGAAGCAAGACGACCTCAGACGTAAACTGTCGAATCCGAAGGTGAAGTTCTACATTGGAGATGTGCGAGATTATACCGCAGTATTAAATGCGATGCGTGGGGTAGACTATGTGTTTCATGCTGCTGCCTTAAAACAAGTGCCATCTTGCGAATTCTTTCCGGTGGAAGCTGTTAAGACCAACGTACTCGGTACCGAAAATGTATTAGAAGCCGCTATTACCAATAATGTGGCCAATGTGGTTGTACTAAGTACAGACAAAGCTGTTTACCCGATCAACGCCATGGGAATCTCTAAAGCCATGATGGAAAAAGTATTGGTTGCCAAGTCTAGAAATGCAGGCAATACTGTGATCAGTGGAACTCGCTATGGTAATGTTATGGCTTCTCGCGGTTCTGTTATTCCTTTATTTGTCGAGCAAATAGAGCAAGGTGCACCGCTTACTTTGACCGATCCGAATATGACTCGCTTTATGATGACCTTAGAAGACGCTGTAGATCTAGTGCTCTTTGCCTTTAACAATGCGCGTCCTGGAGATATGTTCGTGCAGAAAGCTCCTGCAGCTACTATAGAGGTCTTGGCTCAAGCAGTGAAAGAATTATATCAAAGTGATTCTGAGATCAAAGTGATCGGTACGCGTCACGGAGAGAAATTGTACGAATCTCTTTTAACACGCGAGGAGGTTATCAAGGCAGAAGATCTTGGCGATTACTACCGTATTCCTGCAGATAATCGCGATTTGAATTACGCCAACTATTTCTCAGAGGGAGAGGTTGATATGAGTACGATAGAAGATTACCACTCTCACAATACCGAGCGCTTGGATGTAGAGGGAATGAAGAAACTGTTGCTCAAGTTAGACTTCATCAGAGAAGATATCGCAAACCAATAA
- a CDS encoding glycosyltransferase yields MITILTPHFPPISEFGGPNKSLAGVCSLLHKQKTPYRVIAKYMRHAHSDALKDFDNPNISFKDRIKIGELRQQFIASEVIWINTLYSYSFSVLPALALLFTPKRKVVLSPRGQLLKGALNTKKHLYLRLYKWCLKLAGHKYYVHYSNEQEARDSYAIFDDFQQVIFNNLVSGEVLSEQLSARDKEKFVLGYFGRISPIKNIEFLLELLKVLPDNVVLEVHGTQSEPRYIQRLKEQADLLDISSRLKFCDSYNKTTFAKHVQQVDLIVIPSKSESFCHVFFEAIESRKLVLASTGLPWSAANKAVPRTLLDLDVSIWKERIEDLMDTDAKTYRQQQDKLVAYYMEVFETTKSDTLKGIKEFLN; encoded by the coding sequence TTGATCACTATACTAACACCGCATTTTCCACCCATTTCTGAATTTGGAGGTCCTAATAAATCACTGGCAGGTGTATGTAGTCTTTTACACAAGCAAAAAACGCCTTATCGAGTTATCGCTAAGTATATGCGGCATGCTCACAGTGACGCCTTAAAGGATTTTGACAATCCGAACATCAGTTTTAAGGACCGCATTAAGATAGGAGAGCTCAGGCAACAATTCATCGCTTCTGAGGTTATTTGGATCAATACGCTATACAGTTATTCATTTTCGGTTTTACCAGCTTTAGCGCTTTTATTCACTCCAAAACGCAAGGTAGTTCTATCACCTCGCGGCCAGTTGCTAAAAGGAGCATTGAATACCAAAAAACACCTTTATCTGCGCTTGTATAAATGGTGTCTCAAACTCGCAGGGCACAAATACTATGTTCATTATTCTAACGAACAGGAAGCTCGTGATAGTTATGCCATCTTTGATGATTTTCAACAGGTGATCTTCAACAATTTGGTTTCTGGAGAAGTTCTATCCGAACAGCTATCAGCAAGAGACAAAGAAAAATTTGTTCTGGGGTATTTTGGTCGAATATCGCCTATAAAAAATATTGAGTTTTTACTGGAGTTATTGAAAGTCTTACCAGATAATGTTGTCCTTGAGGTCCATGGTACCCAATCAGAGCCGCGCTATATTCAACGATTAAAAGAACAGGCAGATCTCCTTGATATTTCTTCTCGCTTAAAGTTTTGTGATAGTTACAATAAAACTACCTTTGCAAAACACGTACAGCAGGTGGATCTGATTGTAATACCCTCTAAATCAGAGAGTTTCTGTCATGTCTTTTTCGAGGCTATTGAGTCCCGAAAGTTGGTGTTGGCAAGTACGGGACTACCGTGGTCTGCAGCTAATAAGGCGGTGCCTCGAACTTTGTTAGATTTAGACGTGTCAATATGGAAGGAGCGTATTGAGGACTTGATGGATACCGATGCAAAGACGTATCGCCAACAACAAGACAAACTAGTTGCCTATTATATGGAAGTATTCGAGACGACAAAATCGGATACCTTAAAAGGAATTAAAGAGTTTTTAAATTAG
- a CDS encoding glycosyltransferase, giving the protein MKIHFIYRKTNPGNYSIESIYDQLLSYWKKHPEHEIDPIKVQLNYNYDLGAFLRCWFGSLLGNYKCIHVTGGCHYMMLAFPRARRILTIHDLVRFQEPKMRFWGLYRLLFYTLPIRFSHKIIVVSEATKAVLVNQYPKAKDKIEVIDNPLHPSFIEAGKKLNSAARPNKPLHILQIGDKALKNYERLLEATHRLHVEYTFIHANTERIKTLLKQYKLNDKARILSALSQEKLLQAYCEADVLFFASQAEGFGLPLIEAQAIGLPIITSDRLPMKTLAPYALLVDPNSADQIRSAVQSIIEKGINNNQLQQAKNEVSRYEVKHIAEAYRSVYLRFA; this is encoded by the coding sequence ATGAAGATCCATTTTATATATCGCAAGACAAATCCCGGTAATTACAGCATTGAAAGCATTTACGACCAATTGCTCAGCTATTGGAAGAAACATCCAGAACACGAGATAGATCCCATTAAGGTCCAGCTGAATTACAATTACGACCTTGGAGCTTTTTTGCGGTGCTGGTTTGGCAGTCTATTGGGAAATTACAAGTGTATTCATGTTACTGGTGGATGTCATTATATGATGTTGGCTTTTCCGCGAGCAAGGCGTATTTTGACCATTCACGATCTCGTGCGTTTTCAAGAACCCAAAATGCGTTTCTGGGGCCTTTATCGTCTGTTGTTTTATACGCTTCCCATCCGTTTCAGCCACAAGATCATTGTAGTTTCAGAGGCTACTAAAGCGGTCCTGGTGAATCAGTATCCTAAAGCTAAGGACAAAATAGAGGTTATAGACAATCCCTTGCATCCTTCTTTTATTGAGGCTGGTAAGAAATTAAATTCTGCCGCAAGGCCAAATAAACCTTTACACATTCTACAGATAGGAGACAAGGCACTTAAGAATTATGAAAGACTTTTAGAAGCTACACATCGGCTACATGTTGAATATACTTTCATACATGCAAATACCGAACGCATAAAGACCCTTTTAAAACAGTATAAGCTCAATGATAAGGCACGGATACTATCGGCCTTGAGTCAAGAAAAATTATTACAAGCCTACTGTGAAGCAGACGTTCTATTCTTTGCTTCTCAGGCAGAAGGCTTCGGTTTACCGCTTATTGAGGCACAGGCAATAGGGTTGCCTATTATTACTTCAGATCGCCTTCCAATGAAAACTCTTGCTCCTTATGCGCTGTTGGTAGATCCGAACAGTGCGGACCAAATTAGATCGGCTGTTCAAAGCATTATAGAAAAAGGAATAAATAATAACCAGCTGCAACAAGCGAAAAATGAAGTGAGTCGATACGAGGTCAAACACATAGCAGAAGCTTATAGGAGCGTGTATTTACGGTTTGCATAA
- a CDS encoding lipopolysaccharide biosynthesis protein, whose translation MTDKLSKSFSYKALQTVGFTLYSLLLIPLLIRYWDTATYGSWIAIYALYNLIQVIEFGHNTYVGNAFNSLVNTDKLAAKRILGSAFKVNVLAGVLQMLVIWVIYSIGAFGFFIKTDLPDKDIATILTLLFLYRILIGAYRGLLIKILNPFGYIYKSYQFSLVERLIEFIVLTSAAFSGISLIDLAWIWFIVKSLYSIGIMIYIKKLLPEYFPWWSYGNLSLGLKNFVKSSAYMVSTFLNRFVSDGVLLIISPLLGTEFLPVFVATRSIVNFSVKVGDVILSPLGPELINHYANKFYDKLMRIFSYYWSFTGTLLVLGFALSIFFIEPIFEIWTGGKLKFRPILFFGLVVAALLRNYGAILYTFLMGINKARVVVITTLLRALILVLGIFLLYPYGVKGLVISFIATEFITSILWLPICYVKSMDQPVNNASFFWVNPLVAALLGFFFYLDQINASWFWLVLVLLSLIVLLFWQFKRIEKTAKTRLSSLLQRIQKLS comes from the coding sequence GTGACCGATAAACTCAGTAAATCCTTTAGCTATAAAGCACTGCAAACAGTGGGGTTTACCCTGTATTCGCTATTGCTCATCCCCTTGCTTATTCGTTATTGGGACACTGCAACCTACGGAAGTTGGATAGCCATTTATGCACTCTACAACCTTATTCAGGTCATTGAATTTGGGCATAATACATATGTGGGGAATGCTTTTAACTCCCTAGTTAATACCGATAAGTTAGCCGCCAAGCGGATTTTGGGCTCAGCATTTAAGGTCAACGTATTAGCAGGGGTCCTTCAAATGTTGGTGATCTGGGTCATCTACTCCATTGGGGCTTTTGGGTTTTTTATTAAGACCGATCTGCCAGACAAAGATATCGCAACCATCTTAACACTGTTGTTTCTTTACCGTATCCTTATTGGGGCTTACAGAGGACTACTCATTAAAATTCTGAACCCTTTTGGGTACATCTATAAATCGTATCAATTCTCTTTAGTTGAAAGACTAATAGAATTCATAGTGTTGACCTCTGCTGCATTCTCTGGTATTTCATTAATAGATCTCGCTTGGATATGGTTTATTGTCAAGTCACTCTATTCTATAGGCATCATGATTTATATCAAAAAGCTATTGCCAGAGTATTTTCCTTGGTGGAGTTATGGAAATCTCAGCTTGGGATTGAAAAATTTTGTCAAATCCTCGGCATATATGGTTTCTACCTTTTTGAATCGCTTTGTAAGTGACGGGGTTTTGCTGATAATATCTCCTTTACTGGGAACTGAGTTTCTTCCGGTTTTTGTTGCTACACGTTCTATTGTCAATTTTAGTGTCAAAGTTGGTGATGTTATTTTGAGTCCGCTTGGTCCAGAACTCATAAATCACTATGCGAATAAGTTCTATGACAAACTCATGCGAATATTCAGCTATTATTGGTCCTTTACCGGAACTCTTTTAGTTCTTGGCTTTGCACTGTCTATTTTCTTTATAGAACCCATTTTTGAAATCTGGACTGGAGGTAAACTTAAATTCCGCCCGATTCTTTTCTTCGGTCTAGTGGTTGCAGCCTTGTTGCGAAATTATGGCGCTATATTGTATACTTTCCTAATGGGGATCAATAAAGCAAGAGTTGTTGTTATAACAACCTTACTTAGAGCCTTGATCTTGGTCTTGGGAATCTTTCTACTGTACCCATATGGAGTGAAAGGTTTAGTTATTTCCTTCATTGCGACAGAGTTTATTACAAGTATTCTCTGGTTGCCTATATGTTATGTGAAATCTATGGATCAACCGGTTAACAACGCCAGTTTCTTTTGGGTCAATCCTTTAGTTGCAGCACTTTTAGGATTCTTTTTCTATCTGGATCAAATAAATGCTTCATGGTTTTGGTTAGTACTGGTACTGTTAAGCCTTATTGTTTTGCTTTTTTGGCAATTCAAACGCATAGAAAAAACGGCTAAAACCAGATTGAGTTCTTTGCTGCAGCGAATACAAAAATTATCTTAG
- a CDS encoding sulfotransferase family 2 domain-containing protein: MWIPKDNIVFVHVPKAAGQSMENALLDHLGKDRSKNGPEFLLMKNDNPDLGPKRLAHLSAEEYVNLGYLTQEEFDNCFSFGFVRNPFDRAVSLYRYSGLAALISFKSFVKDYLEILIKEDHWFYRPQTDFLFGQDDAMAVQFVGRFESIQTDWANCCEAMGLPLLSLKRDNKTQDTKLLSPKSLRWFLRFPSLITRLSLKKTWDSSYMDFYDLQTRTMVAGLYERDFRLLNYSI, encoded by the coding sequence ATGTGGATTCCCAAGGATAATATCGTATTTGTACATGTGCCAAAGGCTGCAGGACAAAGCATGGAGAATGCATTGTTAGATCATTTAGGTAAAGATCGTTCTAAAAACGGTCCTGAGTTCCTATTAATGAAGAATGACAACCCAGATTTAGGTCCTAAAAGATTGGCGCATTTGAGCGCAGAAGAGTATGTCAATTTAGGTTATCTGACTCAAGAAGAATTTGACAATTGCTTTAGTTTCGGATTTGTCCGCAACCCCTTCGATAGGGCTGTTTCCCTATACCGTTACAGTGGTTTGGCTGCCCTGATCAGTTTTAAGAGTTTTGTTAAAGATTATCTGGAAATCTTAATCAAAGAAGATCATTGGTTTTACCGACCGCAAACCGATTTTTTATTTGGACAAGATGATGCTATGGCAGTGCAGTTCGTTGGTAGATTTGAATCGATCCAGACCGATTGGGCGAATTGTTGTGAAGCAATGGGTCTCCCACTTTTGTCTTTAAAAAGAGACAATAAAACCCAGGACACCAAGCTGTTATCTCCAAAAAGTCTGAGATGGTTCCTTCGTTTTCCAAGCTTGATCACGCGCCTCAGTTTAAAAAAGACCTGGGATAGCTCTTATATGGATTTTTACGACCTGCAGACCAGGACGATGGTTGCTGGTTTATACGAACGGGATTTTAGATTATTGAATTATTCGATATAA
- a CDS encoding sulfotransferase family 2 domain-containing protein: MIYKDWYIYQHVYLAWIRSRETKKYLNQIAQGEKPLFIHINRTGGSSIAAGLGITAIHFTLEQYEQLWKQRYKTELPLETPVVTAVRNPYDRTVSQYYYRLKHNQNNLSKLGLSFQDWLHEVHIAQNPAFRDREIMFMPQKNWISSKQNYTVSFIRFEQLQQHYQAILGHYGIKPLPHKKASDKPDFQRVLDEESRALIRQVYQEDFNTFSYQS; the protein is encoded by the coding sequence ATGATCTATAAGGATTGGTATATCTATCAACACGTTTATCTTGCTTGGATTCGCTCTAGGGAAACCAAAAAGTATCTAAATCAAATAGCGCAGGGTGAGAAACCGCTATTTATTCATATCAATAGGACGGGAGGTAGCTCAATTGCAGCTGGCCTGGGTATTACGGCTATACATTTTACACTGGAACAATACGAGCAGCTTTGGAAGCAGAGGTATAAAACCGAACTTCCACTTGAAACTCCGGTGGTGACAGCGGTAAGGAATCCTTATGACAGAACGGTCTCCCAATATTATTATCGCCTAAAGCACAATCAAAACAATTTGTCGAAATTAGGGTTGTCTTTTCAGGACTGGCTTCACGAAGTACACATTGCTCAAAACCCGGCTTTTAGGGACAGGGAAATCATGTTCATGCCACAAAAGAACTGGATCTCCAGCAAGCAGAATTATACTGTATCTTTTATTCGTTTTGAACAACTTCAGCAACACTACCAAGCAATATTGGGGCATTATGGGATCAAACCCCTACCTCACAAAAAAGCTTCGGACAAACCAGATTTTCAAAGGGTATTAGATGAAGAGAGTCGCGCATTGATAAGGCAGGTATATCAAGAAGACTTCAATACTTTTTCCTATCAAAGCTAA
- a CDS encoding glycosyltransferase, which yields MILLDAIYINQSGGKVLLDYLIEVFESEHLDCFYLLDARLENEYPELAADRCMYMPASLLKRHRFYKKHKDRFEKILCFGNLPPSVKCKADVYTFFHQSLYLKVPENVGLRQRLMLKLKSRILGGLINNTNYFLVQTPTIKKGLIKRYNLKESKVWTMPFYPSLPEPDPSIKAVENTFIYVSSGAEHKNHPRLLEAFKQFYQKYGKGELIVTIPEFFPDVYEQIQGLQEQGIPIKNIGYISHDELSSHYAAAQYMIFPSLAECLPLGLVESMQFDLKVLAANLDYTYEVLKPSVSFDPLDSQAIFKAFERTLNEELPKTEPVVSNQIGKIVELMRPTSPV from the coding sequence ATGATTCTTCTGGACGCCATTTACATCAATCAAAGTGGAGGCAAAGTGCTCTTAGATTACCTGATCGAGGTCTTTGAGTCAGAGCATTTGGATTGTTTCTATTTGCTCGATGCGCGTTTAGAGAACGAATACCCAGAGCTGGCTGCAGACCGTTGCATGTATATGCCAGCAAGCCTGTTGAAGCGTCATCGCTTTTACAAAAAGCACAAAGATCGTTTTGAAAAAATATTGTGCTTTGGAAATTTACCCCCGTCGGTAAAATGTAAAGCAGATGTATATACTTTCTTCCACCAATCACTTTACCTGAAAGTGCCAGAGAACGTTGGGCTTCGTCAGCGTTTAATGCTAAAGCTTAAATCAAGGATTCTCGGTGGCCTGATCAACAATACGAACTATTTCTTGGTTCAAACACCGACCATAAAAAAAGGCTTGATCAAACGGTATAATCTAAAAGAGAGCAAGGTGTGGACCATGCCATTCTATCCATCCTTACCCGAACCAGATCCGAGTATCAAAGCAGTTGAGAATACTTTTATCTATGTGAGTAGTGGAGCTGAGCATAAGAATCATCCAAGGTTATTAGAAGCCTTTAAGCAATTTTACCAGAAGTACGGTAAGGGAGAGCTTATCGTTACCATACCAGAATTTTTTCCGGATGTATACGAGCAAATCCAAGGCTTGCAAGAGCAGGGTATACCTATCAAGAACATTGGCTACATTTCTCATGATGAGTTAAGTTCTCATTATGCAGCTGCTCAGTATATGATTTTCCCTTCTTTGGCAGAATGCCTGCCTCTTGGTTTGGTGGAATCAATGCAATTCGATCTAAAAGTCTTAGCTGCCAACCTAGATTATACTTATGAAGTCTTAAAGCCTTCGGTAAGTTTTGATCCGCTCGATAGTCAGGCAATCTTCAAGGCTTTCGAAAGAACCTTGAACGAAGAGCTGCCAAAAACAGAACCCGTTGTGAGCAATCAAATTGGAAAAATTGTAGAACTCATGCGACCAACTTCTCCGGTATGA
- a CDS encoding polysaccharide deacetylase family protein → MRALIRDVYLRVFGTLRQPVKGVHIINSHHVTPATPGQENARIMHEFLAHLNQFATFISLPEAVNKIKDKQTDDAVYMTFTYDDGFEECYDYIAPALEAFNTRGTFFINANYPESDMEYQEGFNERVVTFTKKPMNWEQIKSLHQRGHLIGSHTLDHFNLAELDDNEIDFQLRENKQILEQKLNYQCEHFAWTYGGMQHFPDNALKIAMNYHKYIYSGTDFKHYFSRDKKVLNRRHLEADWPKSHLDYFLSHKRT, encoded by the coding sequence ATGAGAGCACTTATTCGCGATGTTTATTTAAGAGTCTTTGGAACGCTCAGACAACCTGTTAAAGGGGTACATATCATAAACAGTCATCATGTTACTCCCGCTACTCCTGGACAAGAAAATGCGAGGATCATGCATGAATTTCTTGCACATCTGAATCAGTTTGCGACATTTATCAGTCTGCCAGAAGCAGTGAATAAGATAAAGGATAAACAAACCGACGATGCCGTGTATATGACCTTTACCTATGACGATGGCTTTGAAGAGTGCTATGATTATATCGCTCCTGCCTTAGAAGCTTTTAATACACGAGGAACCTTCTTTATCAATGCGAATTATCCCGAATCGGATATGGAATACCAAGAGGGTTTCAATGAGCGCGTAGTAACCTTTACCAAAAAACCGATGAACTGGGAACAGATTAAATCTTTACACCAGCGGGGACATTTAATAGGTTCCCATACCTTAGATCACTTTAATCTGGCCGAATTGGACGATAATGAGATAGACTTTCAGTTGCGCGAGAACAAGCAGATCTTGGAGCAAAAATTAAACTATCAATGTGAGCATTTTGCCTGGACCTATGGTGGTATGCAGCATTTTCCCGATAACGCCTTGAAAATCGCAATGAATTACCACAAGTACATCTATAGCGGTACAGATTTCAAGCATTATTTCAGTCGGGATAAAAAGGTCTTGAACAGAAGGCATCTTGAAGCAGACTGGCCCAAGTCGCATTTGGATTATTTTCTTTCGCATAAGCGGACTTGA
- a CDS encoding O-antigen polymerase — protein MTLFLAVDVLRVRKINLLHVWVSAFIFIILSEINTSAYLAYYENILTTSQFFLLANNMVILGYFSNSKQVIGKQGETENTHNKLRKSALFFMIGLTVLYVVNTFPFAIKSYVFGRAFAVSESGGGFVDSIISSLAYVLPATYAYYFMKLKKPNLVWPLLLSIPIWFLLFLIGTRFHLLFSVLGLVIVGLSLRSTKLSTKNYVFLGLGAIMFLLTSIMMKQSRTGLNPQGTVNISLDDSKRTLPQKVGAFGSNELVVDITTKLLKYYEDPTVKHQYGKASSFILYFWVPRAIWPDKPTMLGYWFIRKVQVVSENHSASLGFTGELFVDFGYFSLIVIFLIGWALKSSENFFIRCTRSKSLDLVIGAMFYPMIFFFVRSPVTSLMSFIGILALFFILKKFFYQSENKAEVVNQVA, from the coding sequence TTGACCTTATTTCTGGCCGTTGATGTTCTTAGAGTGCGTAAAATTAACCTGTTACATGTGTGGGTGTCGGCCTTTATTTTCATAATTCTATCAGAGATAAATACCTCTGCATACTTAGCCTACTATGAGAATATTTTGACCACTTCGCAGTTCTTTTTGCTCGCAAATAATATGGTCATCCTAGGTTATTTTAGTAATAGTAAACAAGTAATTGGGAAACAGGGCGAAACAGAGAACACACATAATAAACTCAGGAAATCTGCCTTGTTTTTTATGATCGGGCTTACCGTCCTTTACGTAGTCAATACATTTCCTTTTGCTATAAAGTCTTATGTGTTCGGCCGGGCCTTTGCCGTGAGCGAGTCAGGCGGTGGCTTTGTGGATTCTATAATCAGTTCTTTGGCTTATGTACTGCCTGCTACTTATGCCTATTATTTCATGAAACTCAAAAAACCTAATTTGGTTTGGCCTTTATTGCTATCTATACCAATTTGGTTTTTGCTGTTTCTAATCGGAACACGTTTCCATTTACTTTTCTCTGTTTTGGGCTTAGTCATAGTAGGACTGTCTCTGCGCAGCACTAAATTGAGCACTAAGAATTACGTTTTTTTGGGTCTTGGAGCGATAATGTTCTTGTTGACTAGTATTATGATGAAACAATCCCGAACTGGCTTGAATCCTCAAGGTACGGTTAACATTAGTTTGGACGATTCCAAAAGGACCTTACCTCAAAAAGTTGGAGCTTTCGGCAGTAATGAGTTGGTTGTAGATATCACCACCAAATTATTGAAGTATTATGAAGATCCGACAGTAAAGCATCAATATGGAAAAGCCAGTAGTTTTATATTATACTTTTGGGTGCCGAGGGCAATTTGGCCCGACAAACCTACTATGTTAGGTTATTGGTTTATTCGCAAGGTTCAAGTAGTGAGTGAAAATCACAGTGCTTCTCTAGGTTTTACTGGGGAGCTCTTTGTAGACTTTGGCTACTTTAGTTTAATAGTAATATTTCTGATTGGATGGGCGCTCAAATCAAGTGAGAACTTCTTTATAAGATGTACCCGATCTAAGTCCTTAGACTTGGTCATTGGAGCAATGTTCTATCCAATGATATTCTTCTTTGTGCGTTCTCCCGTAACCTCACTGATGTCATTTATTGGTATTTTGGCCTTGTTCTTTATTCTAAAAAAGTTTTTCTATCAATCCGAAAATAAAGCTGAAGTAGTAAACCAAGTGGCCTAG